In Pseudobacter ginsenosidimutans, the following are encoded in one genomic region:
- a CDS encoding glutamate synthase subunit beta, which translates to MAKPTGFLEFTRALPGKTAVEQRLKHYDEFVERYSEAKLNEQSARCMNCGVPFCHNGCPLGNVIPEFNDAVYRKNWLEAYEILTSTNNFPEFTGRICPAPCESACVLGINQPPVAIEEIEKHIIEIAFDKGFVKPRIPNVRTGKKIAVVGSGPAGMAAAAQLNYAGHTVTVYERDDAPGGLLRYGIPDFKLEKSVVERRIKLLEEEGITFKCNSHIGVNVSINELLREYQAIVLACGSTKPRDLEIPGRELDGVHFAMQFLKQQNKRNAGRDPLANATIESNIFSKDLLATGKNVVVIGGGDTGSDCVGTSNRQEAKSIFQFELMPMPPEKRTAYMPWPSYPMTLKTSTSHEEGVQRQWAIATKAFIGDGKGKLKALSIVDLEWKITEDGRPAHFVEIPGSERQIPCELALLAMGFVHPEHTGLIQELGVELDNRGNVQATEKDYQTSIQKIFAAGDVRRGQSLVVWAISEGREAARKVDEFLMGSSMLESKDHNTVLATM; encoded by the coding sequence ATGGCAAAGCCAACCGGATTTTTGGAATTCACCCGTGCCCTTCCCGGCAAAACTGCTGTAGAGCAACGTTTGAAGCACTACGATGAATTTGTGGAGCGCTATTCAGAAGCCAAGCTGAATGAGCAGTCTGCGCGCTGTATGAATTGTGGCGTTCCTTTTTGTCACAATGGTTGCCCTCTCGGCAATGTGATCCCTGAGTTCAATGATGCCGTTTATCGCAAGAACTGGCTCGAAGCATATGAGATACTTACTTCAACCAATAATTTCCCCGAGTTCACCGGTCGTATTTGTCCTGCTCCCTGTGAGTCTGCCTGTGTGCTGGGGATCAATCAGCCTCCGGTTGCGATCGAGGAAATTGAAAAGCATATCATCGAGATCGCATTCGATAAAGGATTTGTGAAGCCACGCATTCCCAATGTACGCACGGGAAAGAAAATAGCTGTAGTGGGTTCCGGCCCTGCAGGCATGGCCGCCGCTGCCCAGCTCAACTATGCGGGACACACCGTTACTGTGTATGAGCGCGATGATGCACCCGGCGGATTGCTGCGTTACGGCATCCCTGATTTCAAACTGGAGAAATCTGTAGTGGAGCGCCGCATCAAACTCCTGGAAGAGGAAGGCATCACTTTCAAATGTAATTCGCACATAGGCGTTAACGTTAGTATCAATGAGTTGCTGCGCGAATATCAGGCCATTGTACTGGCCTGCGGCTCAACAAAGCCCCGCGACCTGGAGATCCCCGGCCGTGAGCTGGACGGCGTTCACTTCGCCATGCAGTTCCTCAAACAACAGAACAAGCGCAATGCCGGCAGGGACCCGCTGGCCAATGCGACTATCGAAAGCAATATTTTCAGTAAAGACCTCCTCGCCACAGGTAAGAATGTAGTAGTGATCGGTGGGGGAGATACTGGTTCCGATTGCGTGGGTACCTCCAATCGTCAGGAGGCAAAATCAATTTTCCAGTTCGAGCTGATGCCGATGCCGCCTGAAAAGCGCACTGCCTACATGCCCTGGCCCAGCTATCCCATGACGCTGAAAACAAGTACTTCGCACGAGGAAGGTGTACAACGCCAATGGGCCATCGCTACCAAAGCATTTATCGGGGATGGAAAAGGAAAACTCAAAGCCCTCAGTATTGTTGACCTGGAATGGAAGATCACTGAAGACGGAAGACCCGCTCATTTTGTGGAGATCCCCGGCAGTGAAAGGCAGATACCCTGCGAGCTTGCGCTGCTGGCAATGGGCTTCGTGCATCCTGAGCATACAGGACTTATCCAGGAACTGGGCGTTGAACTGGACAATCGTGGCAATGTGCAGGCCACTGAAAAAGATTATCAGACAAGCATTCAAAAGATCTTTGCGGCCGGCGATGTGAGAAGAGGGCAGAGCCTGGTGGTTTGGGCCATCAGCGAAGGACGCGAAGCTGCACGCAAAGTGGATGAGTTCCTTATGGGATCGTCCATGCTCGAAAGCAAAGACCATAACACAGTATTGGCAACAATGTGA
- the gltB gene encoding glutamate synthase large subunit yields the protein MASNQGLYHPSFERDACGIGFVANIKGHKSHQHISDALTVLENMEHRGACGCESNTGDGAGIMIQTPHEFFFDECIRLGVPLPAFGRYGVGVIFFPREIRLREECRDIFNRSVEKMGLEVIAYRKVPVNPDGIGATALSVEPEMEHVFIACPDHITNPEEFERKLFVLRNYASHTINNTVKRDAIGFYIASLSYKTVVYKGQLTSNQVRGYFPDLSNKRVVSAFGLVHSRFATNTFPSWKLAQPFRYIAHNGEINTLQGNLNWLKTSEKGFTSNLFTKEEMEMLLPIVTEGQSDSACLDNMIELLTLSGRSLPHVMMMLIPEAWDGNEDMDPVKKAFYEFHAAMMEPWDGPASISFTDGKMIGATLDRNGLRPSRYCVTTDDRVIMASETGALPVHPTLVKEKGRLQPGKMFVVDMEQGRIISDDELKAQITSQKPYAEWLNKYKIRLNELPEPRVMFTHLEHEQVFKYQKAFGYSTEDLETIIAPMAIDGKEPIGSMGTDAPLAVLSDQPQHLSSYFKQLFAQVTNPPIDPIRERMVMSLATFVGNNGNLLQEDPLSCHTVALKHPVLTNHELEKIRSIDTGIFQAKTLQCYFRADGKPGRLKAALDRICRYAVDAVEDGFEVLVLQDRAIDSDHAPIPSLLATAAVHHHLIRKGLRGQVGIVVEAGDVWEVHHFACLLGFGATAINPYLALSSIRDMKLSGKLESNLDAEYLKKNYIKAVNEGLLKVFSKMGISTLQSYQGAQIFEIIGINHEVVDKYFSGATSRIEGMGLDEIAKEALAKHLYSFSRKNVPVDRLMAGGVYQWKRKGEFHLFNPQTIHLLQYSTRMNEYNTFKKYSKLVNDQAEKAATLRGLFQFKRTRPAISIDEVEPAENIYRRFATGAMSFGSISWEAHTTLAIAMNRLGGKSNTGEGGEDESRYLPMKNGDSMRSAIKQVASARFGVTSYYLTEADELQIKMAQGAKPGEGGQLPGHKVDEWIGKTRHSTPGVGLISPPPHHDIYSIEDLAQLIFDLKNANRAARINVKLVSKAGVGTIAAGVAKAKADVILVSGHDGGTGASPLSSIKHAGLPWELGLAESHQTLVKNKLRSRVVLQADGQMKTGRDIAIATLLGAEEWGVATAALVVEGCIMMRKCHLNTCPVGVATQDPELRKRFTGDADHVVNFFKFIVQELREIMAELGYKTVNEMVGQVENLEMRDNIDHWKYSKLDLSPILYKEPASPFTGLYHMEDQDHGLAEVLDWKLLEAAKPAIVSRERITASFPVRNIDRTIGTILSNEITKVYKGEGLPEDTIHFNFTGTAGQSFGAFNTKGVTLELEGDANDYFGKGLSGAKLIVYPHRQGTFVPEENIIIGNTAFYGATAGEAFIRGKAGERFCVRNSGAEVVVEGTGDHGCEYMTGGRVVILGETGRNFAAGMSGGIAYVYDVKGQFSGRVNREMVELDPLDQEDIKYLQDMITKHYAYTGSTVAKFVLDDLENQTRNFVKVFPADYKKALQQKAKVRNVKPS from the coding sequence ATGGCAAGCAACCAGGGTTTATACCATCCTTCTTTTGAGCGTGATGCCTGTGGTATCGGTTTCGTAGCCAATATCAAAGGGCATAAGTCCCACCAGCACATCTCCGATGCCCTCACTGTTCTGGAAAACATGGAGCATCGCGGTGCCTGTGGATGTGAAAGCAATACTGGCGATGGTGCTGGTATCATGATCCAGACTCCCCACGAATTCTTCTTCGACGAATGTATCCGCCTTGGCGTTCCCCTGCCTGCTTTTGGAAGGTACGGCGTTGGTGTGATCTTCTTCCCGCGCGAGATCCGTCTCCGTGAAGAATGCCGCGATATTTTCAACCGCTCGGTAGAAAAGATGGGACTGGAAGTGATCGCGTATCGCAAAGTGCCTGTGAATCCCGATGGGATCGGCGCCACAGCCCTCAGTGTGGAACCGGAAATGGAACATGTATTCATTGCCTGCCCAGATCATATTACCAACCCTGAGGAATTCGAACGCAAATTATTCGTGCTGCGCAACTATGCCAGCCATACTATCAACAATACCGTGAAGCGCGATGCCATCGGCTTCTATATCGCTTCCCTCTCATACAAAACGGTTGTTTACAAAGGACAGCTCACCAGTAACCAGGTTCGCGGTTATTTCCCGGACCTGAGCAACAAAAGAGTAGTGAGCGCTTTCGGACTGGTACACTCACGCTTTGCTACCAATACATTTCCCAGCTGGAAACTGGCGCAGCCTTTCCGCTATATCGCTCATAACGGTGAGATCAATACGCTGCAGGGAAATCTCAACTGGCTCAAAACTTCCGAGAAAGGTTTCACTTCCAATCTCTTCACCAAAGAAGAAATGGAAATGCTGCTGCCCATTGTAACGGAAGGTCAGTCGGATTCCGCCTGTCTCGATAATATGATCGAACTGCTCACGCTCTCCGGACGCTCACTGCCGCATGTGATGATGATGCTCATCCCCGAAGCATGGGATGGTAATGAAGACATGGACCCTGTGAAGAAAGCATTCTACGAATTCCACGCCGCCATGATGGAACCCTGGGATGGTCCGGCTTCCATCTCGTTCACAGACGGAAAGATGATCGGTGCAACGCTGGACCGTAACGGTCTCCGCCCTTCACGCTACTGCGTTACCACGGATGACCGTGTGATCATGGCTTCCGAGACCGGCGCGCTGCCAGTACATCCCACACTCGTAAAAGAGAAGGGAAGACTGCAGCCCGGAAAGATGTTTGTGGTGGATATGGAGCAGGGCCGCATCATCAGCGATGATGAATTGAAAGCACAGATCACTTCTCAAAAGCCATACGCAGAATGGCTCAACAAATACAAGATCCGTTTGAATGAACTGCCGGAGCCACGCGTGATGTTCACGCACCTGGAACATGAGCAGGTATTCAAATACCAGAAAGCATTCGGCTATTCCACAGAAGACCTGGAAACCATCATTGCGCCAATGGCCATCGATGGCAAAGAACCGATCGGTTCTATGGGCACCGATGCGCCGCTGGCTGTACTCAGCGATCAGCCGCAACACCTCAGCAGTTACTTCAAACAATTGTTTGCACAGGTGACCAATCCGCCCATCGATCCCATACGAGAAAGAATGGTAATGAGCCTTGCCACTTTCGTGGGAAACAATGGTAACCTGCTGCAGGAAGATCCGCTGAGCTGTCATACTGTTGCGCTGAAACATCCTGTACTTACCAATCACGAACTTGAAAAGATCCGTAGTATCGATACGGGCATCTTCCAGGCAAAAACCTTGCAGTGCTATTTCCGTGCAGACGGAAAGCCAGGAAGGCTGAAAGCCGCGCTGGACCGCATTTGCCGCTATGCCGTGGATGCTGTTGAAGACGGATTTGAAGTGCTTGTATTGCAGGATCGCGCCATCGATTCCGATCACGCGCCCATTCCCTCACTGTTAGCCACAGCCGCAGTTCATCACCACCTGATCCGGAAAGGACTTCGTGGCCAGGTAGGCATCGTGGTGGAAGCAGGAGATGTTTGGGAAGTGCATCATTTCGCATGTCTGTTAGGGTTTGGCGCTACTGCTATCAACCCATACCTGGCGCTCAGCTCCATCCGCGACATGAAGCTGTCCGGAAAGCTCGAATCCAACCTCGATGCAGAATACCTGAAAAAGAATTATATCAAGGCTGTGAATGAAGGCCTGCTGAAAGTGTTCTCCAAAATGGGGATCAGTACGCTGCAGTCGTACCAGGGCGCGCAGATCTTCGAGATCATCGGTATCAATCACGAAGTGGTAGACAAATATTTCTCCGGCGCAACCAGCCGTATTGAAGGCATGGGCCTGGATGAGATCGCTAAGGAAGCGTTGGCCAAGCATCTTTATTCATTCAGCAGGAAGAATGTTCCTGTTGACAGACTGATGGCGGGCGGAGTGTACCAGTGGAAACGCAAAGGTGAATTCCACCTCTTCAATCCACAGACCATCCACCTGCTGCAGTATTCCACCAGGATGAATGAATACAACACATTCAAGAAATATTCAAAACTGGTGAACGATCAGGCCGAGAAAGCAGCTACACTGCGCGGTCTGTTCCAATTCAAGAGAACACGTCCGGCCATTTCAATAGACGAAGTGGAACCGGCAGAAAATATCTATCGCCGTTTTGCTACCGGCGCTATGAGTTTCGGATCTATTTCATGGGAAGCCCATACTACACTGGCTATCGCAATGAATCGCCTCGGAGGAAAAAGCAATACCGGTGAAGGAGGGGAAGATGAAAGCAGGTATCTGCCGATGAAGAATGGCGATAGCATGCGCAGTGCCATCAAGCAGGTTGCATCTGCGCGATTTGGTGTGACCAGTTATTATCTCACTGAAGCCGATGAGCTGCAGATCAAGATGGCGCAGGGAGCGAAGCCTGGTGAAGGTGGACAATTACCCGGTCATAAAGTGGACGAATGGATCGGTAAGACCCGTCACTCCACACCTGGTGTTGGTCTGATCTCTCCGCCGCCGCACCACGATATTTATTCTATCGAAGACCTGGCGCAACTGATCTTCGATCTGAAGAATGCTAACCGCGCTGCGCGCATCAATGTGAAGCTGGTGTCCAAAGCAGGTGTTGGCACTATCGCAGCAGGTGTTGCCAAAGCAAAGGCCGATGTGATCCTCGTGAGCGGCCATGATGGCGGCACCGGCGCATCGCCACTCAGTTCTATCAAACATGCAGGTCTGCCCTGGGAGCTCGGTCTGGCTGAATCCCATCAGACACTGGTGAAAAATAAATTACGCAGCAGGGTAGTGCTGCAGGCAGACGGTCAGATGAAAACAGGCCGTGATATCGCCATTGCCACATTGCTTGGTGCAGAAGAATGGGGCGTTGCTACTGCGGCGCTGGTGGTGGAAGGTTGTATCATGATGCGCAAATGCCATCTCAATACCTGTCCTGTTGGAGTGGCCACACAAGACCCTGAACTGCGCAAACGCTTTACCGGCGATGCAGACCATGTAGTGAACTTCTTCAAATTCATTGTGCAGGAACTCCGCGAGATCATGGCTGAGCTCGGTTACAAGACCGTGAATGAAATGGTTGGACAAGTGGAGAATCTTGAAATGCGTGATAATATCGATCACTGGAAATACAGCAAACTGGATCTTTCTCCCATCCTGTACAAAGAGCCTGCCTCTCCATTCACTGGATTGTATCATATGGAAGACCAGGACCATGGGCTGGCGGAAGTGCTGGACTGGAAACTGCTGGAAGCTGCCAAACCTGCCATTGTCTCACGGGAACGTATAACCGCTTCTTTCCCTGTCAGGAATATCGACCGTACCATTGGCACCATTCTTTCCAACGAGATCACGAAAGTGTACAAAGGGGAAGGATTGCCGGAAGATACCATCCACTTCAATTTCACAGGTACAGCCGGTCAAAGCTTCGGCGCCTTCAATACCAAAGGTGTTACGCTGGAACTGGAAGGCGATGCGAATGATTACTTTGGGAAGGGCCTCAGTGGTGCTAAGCTGATCGTGTATCCGCATCGTCAGGGAACCTTTGTACCGGAAGAGAATATCATTATCGGTAATACGGCTTTCTATGGCGCTACTGCTGGTGAAGCTTTTATCAGGGGGAAAGCAGGCGAGCGTTTCTGTGTGCGCAACTCCGGCGCGGAAGTGGTGGTGGAAGGAACCGGCGATCACGGTTGTGAATACATGACCGGCGGCCGCGTGGTGATCCTCGGTGAAACAGGTCGCAATTTCGCAGCAGGCATGAGTGGTGGTATCGCTTATGTGTACGATGTGAAAGGACAGTTCTCTGGACGTGTGAACCGCGAAATGGTGGAGCTGGATCCGTTGGACCAGGAAGATATAAAGTACCTGCAGGATATGATCACGAAGCATTACGCTTACACCGGAAGCACCGTAGCGAAATTTGTGCTGGATGATCTGGAGAACCAGACCAGGAATTTCGTGAAAGTATTCCCTGCTGATTACAAGAAAGCCCTGCAGCAGAAAGCGAAGGTCAGGAATGTAAAACCTTCCTGA
- a CDS encoding LytR/AlgR family response regulator transcription factor, which yields MNAMHAAMQQLNQAVPDSETAWKQFFQEYFPEKVLPDYKSRFLVKKGHQLISLAVSEIRYFYLRDKLTFVKMADNREHILDYTITEIERLISPERFFRVSRQFIISHEAIEKVLVSTHGKLRVEVKPLHPDPIIISRERVPAFKTWMGE from the coding sequence ATGAATGCAATGCACGCAGCTATGCAACAACTCAACCAGGCTGTGCCCGATTCCGAAACCGCCTGGAAACAATTCTTCCAGGAATACTTTCCAGAAAAAGTATTGCCTGATTACAAATCAAGATTCCTTGTAAAGAAAGGCCATCAACTCATCTCACTTGCAGTAAGTGAGATCAGGTATTTCTATCTCCGCGATAAACTCACTTTCGTGAAGATGGCAGACAACAGGGAACATATTCTCGATTATACCATCACTGAAATTGAAAGACTGATCTCTCCGGAACGCTTCTTCCGCGTGAGCCGCCAGTTCATCATCAGTCATGAGGCCATCGAAAAAGTACTGGTCAGTACACACGGCAAACTGCGGGTGGAAGTAAAGCCACTCCATCCGGACCCCATCATCATCAGCCGTGAAAGAGTGCCTGCTTTCAAAACCTGGATGGGCGAGTAA